Within the Setaria viridis chromosome 3, Setaria_viridis_v4.0, whole genome shotgun sequence genome, the region CCAGTGCCAGCATCCATTATCAAAGCCCACAGATTTGAACAAGAGGCGACTGAGCTTATGAACAAGCCATCCTCGTTCCCTTTTGAAATATGCTGTGCTAACCTACTGTCTGCAACATTATAGTGATACCTGCAGATGAACCATGGTTAGAGTGAAGCATTTTCTTTCCAACTAAAGCATACACTTATGCTTATGCGGAACGTAATTGTTCCCGGATGACATTTCCGTGACGAGGAATATGGCATCGTTTCATGCTCCCGGCTGCTAAGATCCATACCTCTGTTTCATAGGCCGCCTGGCATTGTAAACACTAATCCATTGGGTCGCAGGCATCCCCATCCTAATCTTCTTCTTAGGTtgctcatcatcatcttcctccatCATAAGGCGGCCTCTCTTCTGACCTACCTGATATATAAGCTGGTAGAAATACACAACTTAGTTTATTAGCATCCATACAGACGTGATCATGTGTAGAAGAGTACAACTCCCAAATAAGCAGTGGCACCCAAGCCCACCGTACAAATGCAGTGGCTGGGAACAATCTTTAGCTAACAAAAAGCCACAAGGTTGGAAAGGATAGTACCTTCTGAGCACCATCTGTATTGATTGGCCTTATGTCTGGGTTTGGACCAACAATGCCATCAAAAAGAGAAATGCACTTCGCGTAATTTGGTTCTTCATCAAACTTTAAGTTCACGACATACTCGATAAATTGTCGGAAAGGTTGCGGGCAGAAGCAACATAAAGATTCTGAGGAAGTTGCCATCTTTTTCTTGCAAACAAGGAAACCTTTATTCTCCCCCTAAAATCAATTTGTAGAAAACTCTAGTAagaaggagggggggggggggggttatgCAGCACGGAAATCAGTAAAAGAAAATTTCAAACTCCAAACTTCACCTGATATCCTTGCCAAGGTAGGCGCCCAcgcagaagaaaaacaagtgtGTATGCAAGGGATTCAAGGTCATCCCGCCTGCTTCCAGTTCTTCCCAAATGGGCATGCACACTAGCATAACGCACAGTTCCCCTGTTGAgttaaaaaaattcaagtatGAAAACAAAATGTCAgcttagaaataaaaaaagaataaagccaTTACGAGTTAGAACCTAACAAAGTATTGCTCTTGCAAACCTAAAGACGTCGGGCCTCTGATCATATTCAACATGCTCTCCTGTGCTAGTGTCTTTCCATCTAGTAGCTGTGATGAAAATCAATAAATCAATGCTAAGTCAAATGGAATAACATATATATTTGAAGGCCCAATGGCCTAATATGACACTAAATTTTTTCTCTGAGTTGGAATATCAAATGAAATCACCTAAACCAAGGTCAACAAGAAAAAGTTTCTTCTCCTCTAGGGTGCCTGGAGGTCCGAGCAAAAAGTTTTCAGGTTTTACATCTCCATGGACATACCtaccataaaaaaaaagatattttaGCTATAATTTTATACACAGCATGCAACATATATTAGTTGCCTTTGGTAAGAAGAGCATATTAGATACCCTTTTGAATGCATCTTCTCCAATATGGAAATTGCTTCTATGGCAATGCAAGCAACCATTTCAACAGACATACTGCaaccaaaacaaatttgaaTCAACTAATAAGCTAAGAAGAGTGGAAAACACTAAATAGAACAAATGGAACAGCGTTAGGTACTTACGAGTGGGAGTTATTATTCCAAACATCCCAGAGGCTTGGTCCCAACATGTCCATAATCTGCATAGAGGTAGCAGTGAACAGGCTTTTCTTGGTAATGAAGTGCCCAAACAATTTTATTCAATACTCAATACTCTACATACAAGCAGTGGGGGACCTAGTAGTCAATACATATTTTGGTGATTGGAGTCAGATAGTGCGCAGTATGCTAGGTGGTGTCAAGTACAGTCACCAGCTAATTAGAATGTGGATATaattagaaaaataattatGAGTTCTCTAAGCAATCTTAACCTAAAAACTGTAGTGAAAACTAAGTTATGAATTGGTTTTCATTAACCTGTTATTCTGTTTTTGAGCCATTGTGCTAAAGGGCAGCTTTTCTGTCCATAGGCCCACAAGTGcccaaaaagggaaaaaagaagtcaCTAATTTTGCCCTTTGTATACCTATCTCCTGGACATAGCAAAGTGATCTCATCAATCACGAGGTAAGTACCTTCCGTGGAGGAAAAATTGGATGTTCAAGTTTTTAACTGATCAAGAAGCCAATTCGATATACTAGTAATTATACCTTACCTACACCCAATAATGTCATTAATGCCGGTACCAGTTTTAGTTATAGTGCGTATTTTAGTAAACTGAGGCAGGAGCTAGAAAAGGATTAATTGGATTAAGCATAAACAAATGgaaaattttgaaacaaaatGGGTTATACATCATAAATGTGCTAAAAAATGGGGGGAAAATTTCTAGTTTAGCAAGTGTGCTTGGGCATGCACTATATACAATGGTAGTATGCTATGAAATATGAAGGCAAAGACTACACGCTTATTACCATGATATAATACTCTCCCTGCTTCCCTTTGTAGTGTACTCTTGGCACGCCATGAATTCCACTAAGAGTGCTGCAGGATGGATGTTTAATATAAATACAAAGGTAACATGTAAATTTCATGCCAAAGAGAAAAATGTAGGCTATGGTGCAACAAAATTGTCACTTACTTGTACACTTGCCACTCGTAAGGAGCACCGTAGTTGCAACCTTTGCTGGTTCGATGTTCAAATTTTATTGCAACCTGGTATGAAGGAAAGCATGAATACCGATGCAACTATGATAGTATCAATCTTCAAATACAAAGAAAATTTCAGAAAAGGAGTACAGACCTCCAAAGCATTTGCACCAGGTGTCCTTTCACTGACACTAGGAGAGGAAATACGGCGACCGACATATACTTGCCCAAATCCTCCCTTTCCAAGTTTTCTGTCAAGTCTGTAGGTAGGTGAATTACCAATTTGAACCTGTTCAAGCACACCAGAAAATTATATAAGTCATACTCATACCACCAGTAGTCCAATACAACATCCTATCTTGAAAGCTGATAATTATTGCAAGGGCTCAAATGAAACTTATACACCACTACACATGAGAAGTGAACAAAGACCCGTCAATATCTACTACAGGTATAGGCCATTTTACGTGCAGATTAAAAAACAAAGATCTGCCATGTCAAGAGTGTAAGGTTCTCGTGATGATAAAATCTATCCTTTTTCCACACGTAGGTATTTTATTCTTATTAGGACTTAATCAACACACAAGAAATGCAGTTACAACAAATGAGACAAACAACCAAACAGGGCATGTCACACACATGAGCAGCCAGTAAGGGAAATCAAATGCAAAAAAAACAGTAGTAATAATAAACATGCAATAATCTTCAACAGCTGGATTAATCAACTCTCATCCCCAGTTGGAAGAAACAAATAAAAGATTTTAAGTTCTAGGAACTCAgactgataaaaaaaaatacttgctATAATGTTGTATCAGTCATAATTTCCTGAAGTTATAACAGAAGTACTGTGCTAACAACCTTACATGGCGATCATCCTATTTAATAACTTCCATAATTTCCATCAAGAGAACAGAGATGGATGTGGATAGAGCAACTTCAAAGTTGTTATGCATCTATTTCTCTAGGCTCTATCATATTACAAGCTAACACATGTTTTACATTTTCATTAGATGAAATTTAACCTTTCCAGGATGCTACAGACAATGAATGAGATGGAAAACACTTTTTTTTCAGCATGCAGGAGTTCATGTGTTCCTTCCTCTTTCTGAAAACACTATAAGATGTGCTATTATTCTTATTGAAAACACGGTTATCTGGAGCTTTGAAAAAACCTACCATGCAGGGATGCCAACCTAAACATAACCACGGCTCTAGATAATCTTTTTTATTACAACATCATAACTGCAGTTTCCCGGCCCTACAAACAGCATGGTTGGTGCATCATATTCTGATGGAGCCTCGCTGGATACCAAAAACCACCCTTACAATATTACAATCAGCAATGACATACTTCCTTGCATCAATTGGCTACCTCCATAGATCACCAACATTATACTTTGCATGGCTACTACTTAGAGAAAACAAAAGCGGAATTTCCTTTTGCTCGCCCGCTTCACCAGATAtggaaagacaaaaaaaaaaacaacacctACTCCACGCATGTCATCCCTGGCATGGCATCATATTTCCAAAAATGGCATGCTCATTTAACATCCACACTAGAGCAGTAACGCCTGCGCCAATGCCGGCCGAAACATAAGAAGAACCCGAATTAATCTGTACTGGTGCCCTTAACATGGCAACTAAACTGGGCAACTCCATCAACAACCCAAACGCGGCCTATCCATGccagcatgccacacagctcgaGTTCACGCGCTCAATGCCCAATCCGCCGGCAACCGACCACCGCCAGCGTCTAATCGTTGGTCCCACACTCCAAAGCGCCGCCCGATTCGCGACAGTCAGGAGCGAACGAAAGAGATGAGAGAGATCCTGACCGTCTCGGGGAGCGgcgtggcgccgccgtcgtcgcccggggcggcgccggccctGTCGACGCTCCGGACGACACTGTCTCCGTCGTCCATCCCCGCGCGGAGGGCAGCCCTCCCTCTCCTGGTCCCTACTCCAGCGGCGAGGGGGGTTGTTCCTCCTTCAGGCAACCGCTGCTTTTCGCTCCGGCGGGTGCTCCCCCGCAGGGAACCGGGACTCCGAGCAGTAAGGGCTAGGGTTCGAGGTTGGTTGCGCGAggttgaggaggaggcggcggcggaggcggtggactCTGGACTGGTCGGCGACGGGGAGGAAACGACTAGATGAGAGAGAACCAAATGGAAAGGCAAAAGCAGAGGAGACGAGAGGGGCTGGAAGATTCTGGACGGAGATCTCTCTCGGCTCCTAGCGCAGATGATTCCTTCCTCCCCTCGTCGACGGCGTAGAGCTATAGTTCTGCCTCTGTGCGGGGAATACGTACTTTACGGGTTACGCCTTTGGTAGTCATCATCATGTTGGACAGTTGGTTACCGATGTAACTTCGCATTCGCAATGATTCCGGTGTAACTTCACATCCATCCAGGGACTCCTACGATACCTGCAAATTGGTTACCGATCTTTGAAAAAGAATACGTCATGTCACTAAATTTTAAGAACGGATCATCCAAAGCCATGTGTGTGCTGCAAACGAGAAAAAAACCTGTACCATAGTCGACTAAGAACTTGTTAAGTAAACTAATTCGAATCTCAAAATAGGATAGATGAGATAATATTGAACTAGTTGGCTAATCTACCGCACTATATCTTAGAGAAAATACGGCACTTCTTACAATTTTTATCTTAGCTATAGTAACAGTGCACGAGAAGTAGGTGAAATAAGAGGGAGGGAAACATATCTAATGTCCAATATTAAAAGTGTTCGCTTCTAATTATTGCCACTATTCATGCTGTGGGCTATAGCTGTACAACCCAGCCGTTTGACTGCAGCTCAACAACAAGTAGCGGCAGTAGCTTTTACCACCACCATCAGAAGACCGAGCGTAGCTCAAGTGGCTGCTAGCGAGGATGTTCGCCCAGCCAACCCGGGTTCGATCCCTAGGATCGAACTTAGGTGCTTCACCGAGGTTTTTAGTCTTGGGTTTGCTAGGACACACGCGTGCGCATAAGTGATGCTGCACGTCCTCGAGCACTGGAGGTCTAGGCCTCCCAATATCTTCCATAAGCATGTGTATGGATGCGTCTAGGCCTCCCAATATCTTCCATAAGCATGTGTATGGATGCGCATGCGTGTGCGCACGTGTGGTGTGAGTGTGGAGTGCGTTGGTTCTGTGCGTCCTTGTTGTACCCTCTTAGAAAAAAACTTTTACCACCATCAGGCTAGCTGCAACAAATGGTGGCTACACTACAGCTGCTTGCTCATGGCTGGTTGTAGTTGTTGTAAAGGTTGTTGCAACTGCAGCTACACCTAAGGTGTAGCCAGCACTACCGAATAGGCTGATTACGATCATGATGGTGGTATCTTCTCGTATCACTTTCTGCACATGTATTTTTACTCCTCCGTGCCACAACTGTAAATGAAACACACTCAAAATATCATATATGTGCATGGTTCCCAATATTTATATTAGAAATTATGGCGTTTCAACATCACAAGCCTATGTTCTAGCGTCTCTGCATTGTTGCCGCTGTAATACTTACTTCCATTCTAAACTTATCTAAAATTATTATTTCTCAAATTCCCGCGGCAATCCGCGTGAAGAATTCAGCTAGTAATAATGATTTAATGGGCCTAATTTAACTGCTAGGGATGGGCTCAAATGGGCCTTGTGGATTTCCAGAGACCCCTGGACTTTTCGGTTCAACTTCTCGTCCTCTCCTTCCCCGTGGTGGGTCTACTGTCTGTCTGTCTCCTGtctccctccctcgccgccgccgccgccgcccctcgccgccgtccccagGTTGCTCTCGTCATggccgacgccaccgccgccctcgaAGGTTCCACTGGATCCAACCTCgctcctttcttctccctctattTCTGCTTCTTTTCCCTTGCTCTCAGTTTGCTTGCGTTTGATTGAATTATATCGATTCCACTGCCTCGCCAGCTCGGAGCAAGGTGCAAGCTTTCCTAGAGGCTGCGCGCGCCGGCGACCTCGATTCCCTCAAGAGTACGTGCCTATGGTTCCATCAATCATCAGCCGTTACTACCGTCTCGCTTCCACTGTCATCTTCTCACCAGAGGGAGCCTAACTACTTGCAGACCTCGTCGCGGCGCTCGACGAGGAGGGCACAGgcgccgccgcggtcgccgccgccgtgcgggaCGCCAACAAGCGCACCGCGCTCCATTTCGCCGCGCGCGAGGGCCGCACCGACGTCTGCCAATTCCTCATCGACCAGCTCGGCCTCCCCGTCGACCCCAAGGATGATGATGGTAATGCATCCTTTGCTTTCCATCTTTATGTACCCAGTACCCCAATGCAAACACCACACTGTATCTGTAATTCTGT harbors:
- the LOC117849953 gene encoding casein kinase 1-like protein HD16 isoform X1, whose translation is MDDGDSVVRSVDRAGAAPGDDGGATPLPETVQIGNSPTYRLDRKLGKGGFGQVYVGRRISSPSVSERTPGANALEVAIKFEHRTSKGCNYGAPYEWQVYNTLSGIHGVPRVHYKGKQGEYYIMIMDMLGPSLWDVWNNNSHSMSVEMVACIAIEAISILEKMHSKGYVHGDVKPENFLLGPPGTLEEKKLFLVDLGLATRWKDTSTGEHVEYDQRPDVFRGTVRYASVHAHLGRTGSRRDDLESLAYTLVFLLRGRLPWQGYQGENKGFLVCKKKMATSSESLCCFCPQPFRQFIEYVVNLKFDEEPNYAKCISLFDGIVGPNPDIRPINTDGAQKLIYQVGQKRGRLMMEEDDDEQPKKKIRMGMPATQWISVYNARRPMKQRYHYNVADSRLAQHISKGNEDGLFISSVASCSNLWALIMDAGTGFTSQVYELSPYFLHKEWIMEQWEKNFYITALAGANNGSSLVVMSRGTQYAQQSYKVSDSFPFKWINKKWREGFYVTSMATAGSRWAVVMSRNAGFTAQVVELDFLYPSEGIHRRWDNGFRITSTAATWDQAAFILSIPKRKPADETQETLRTSAFPSQHVKDKWAKNLYLASICYGRTVS
- the LOC117849953 gene encoding casein kinase 1-like protein HD16 isoform X2; this translates as MLNMIRGPTSLGLQEQYFVRGTVRYASVHAHLGRTGSRRDDLESLAYTLVFLLRGRLPWQGYQGENKGFLVCKKKMATSSESLCCFCPQPFRQFIEYVVNLKFDEEPNYAKCISLFDGIVGPNPDIRPINTDGAQKLIYQVGQKRGRLMMEEDDDEQPKKKIRMGMPATQWISVYNARRPMKQRYHYNVADSRLAQHISKGNEDGLFISSVASCSNLWALIMDAGTGFTSQVYELSPYFLHKEWIMEQWEKNFYITALAGANNGSSLVVMSRGTQYAQQSYKVSDSFPFKWINKKWREGFYVTSMATAGSRWAVVMSRNAGFTAQVVELDFLYPSEGIHRRWDNGFRITSTAATWDQAAFILSIPKRKPADETQETLRTSAFPSQHVKDKWAKNLYLASICYGRTVS